From one Brevibacterium sp. 'Marine' genomic stretch:
- a CDS encoding enoyl-CoA hydratase: protein MSESIVFGHLDDGVAAVTINRPSTRNALSLKVMESLIDTLTEVADRTDVRAVILSTAGHVFSSGHDLTEIRGADLETQQVTFDACARLMQLIRSIPQPVIAQVQGVATAAGCQLAATCDLAVAAESARFATPGVKIGLFCSTPMVALSRAVPAKQAMRMLLTGDFVTADDALTFGLVSDVVADADLESATVELARKVASASSATVALGKAAFYEQRELPVADAYARMSQVMADNAVAADAQEGIDAFLNKREPQWQHRR from the coding sequence ATGTCGGAATCAATTGTATTCGGCCACCTCGACGACGGGGTCGCGGCCGTGACGATCAATCGGCCATCCACGCGCAACGCGCTGTCGCTTAAGGTGATGGAATCCCTCATCGACACCCTCACCGAGGTGGCCGACCGCACCGATGTGCGCGCAGTCATCTTGTCGACCGCCGGTCATGTTTTCAGTTCCGGTCATGACCTCACCGAGATCCGCGGGGCGGATCTGGAGACGCAGCAGGTCACGTTCGATGCCTGTGCGCGGCTGATGCAGCTGATCCGATCCATCCCGCAGCCGGTGATCGCGCAGGTCCAGGGCGTGGCCACGGCGGCCGGGTGCCAGTTGGCGGCGACCTGCGATCTGGCCGTCGCCGCCGAATCCGCCAGGTTCGCGACCCCCGGGGTGAAGATCGGGCTGTTCTGTTCGACTCCGATGGTGGCGCTGTCGCGTGCGGTGCCGGCGAAGCAGGCGATGCGGATGCTGCTGACCGGTGATTTCGTGACCGCTGACGATGCGCTGACGTTCGGTCTCGTCTCGGATGTCGTCGCCGATGCCGATCTGGAGTCGGCCACCGTGGAATTGGCTCGCAAGGTCGCGTCCGCCTCGTCGGCTACAGTTGCCCTAGGAAAGGCTGCGTTCTACGAACAGCGGGAACTGCCTGTGGCCGATGCCTATGCGCGGATGTCGCAGGTGATGGCGGACAACGCCGTCGCAGCCGATGCGCAGGAGGGGATCGATGCCTTCCTGAACAAGAGGGAACCGCAGTGGCAGCACCGCCGCTGA
- a CDS encoding Na+/H+ antiporter produces MTTLLMIIGFGAATSVVVGLGQKLKLPWPALMVLIGIAGAFIPTFAEVAIDPELVLPLFLPPLLFAAAQKTSWALFAIRWRTILGMSVALVGVTVAAVAGSAVFLIPGITIAAAIALGAMLAPPDPVAVEAVASTVSIPRRIMSTLQSEGLFNDAASLVIFQTAMAAVLAGTEVDFADLAVSFVVSAVVAILVGLVLSFAAWWVMEKIDHTIARSSLMLVLPFGVYLVAEHFHASGVIAVVVAALEVRRRDVAGNSAERVTQNSTWQVLEMLVTGIAFGLIGLDLRLIVESEHADLGRALLVGGFIAVVVVAVRFVWLLLGTLIERKRREEDPDAAPLSVRDATLMTWGGMRGLATVALALSIPATTASGAPFPGRSYVVVAAAVVLLVTLVLAGLSFPTVVAVLGIDDEAEKEHQATRDIALRAYKAAMREIKNDDSLPDDIIEPLRARFKVLHDQLSGTTDDQASSEQAMAFKEHREQMLAVQKKAMQSARAEVLKARRERGTDPEVADKVLHRFDLQSVITR; encoded by the coding sequence ATGACCACACTGCTGATGATCATCGGATTCGGTGCCGCCACCTCGGTGGTGGTCGGTCTGGGGCAGAAGCTCAAGCTTCCGTGGCCGGCGCTCATGGTCCTCATCGGCATCGCCGGCGCGTTCATCCCCACTTTCGCCGAGGTGGCCATCGATCCGGAGCTCGTCCTCCCCCTGTTCCTGCCGCCCCTGCTCTTCGCCGCCGCTCAGAAGACATCGTGGGCGCTGTTCGCGATCCGGTGGCGCACGATCCTCGGCATGTCCGTGGCCCTGGTCGGGGTGACCGTAGCCGCCGTCGCCGGGTCCGCGGTCTTCCTCATCCCCGGAATCACGATCGCCGCAGCCATCGCGCTCGGCGCAATGCTCGCCCCGCCCGATCCCGTCGCCGTCGAAGCCGTGGCCAGCACCGTGTCCATCCCCCGCCGCATCATGTCGACCCTGCAGAGCGAGGGCCTGTTCAACGATGCCGCCTCCCTGGTCATCTTCCAGACCGCAATGGCCGCGGTGTTGGCCGGCACCGAGGTGGACTTTGCAGACCTGGCCGTGTCGTTCGTCGTCTCCGCCGTCGTGGCGATCCTCGTCGGTCTGGTCCTGTCCTTCGCCGCCTGGTGGGTGATGGAGAAGATCGATCACACGATCGCTCGGTCCTCCCTCATGCTCGTCCTGCCCTTCGGCGTCTACCTCGTCGCCGAGCACTTCCACGCCAGCGGGGTCATCGCCGTCGTCGTTGCGGCCCTCGAGGTGCGGCGCCGCGATGTCGCGGGCAACTCGGCGGAGCGGGTGACACAGAATTCGACGTGGCAGGTCCTCGAGATGCTCGTCACGGGAATCGCCTTCGGACTCATCGGCCTCGACCTGCGCCTCATCGTCGAATCCGAGCATGCCGACCTCGGGCGAGCGCTGCTCGTCGGCGGCTTCATCGCCGTCGTGGTCGTCGCCGTCCGCTTCGTGTGGCTGCTGCTGGGCACACTCATCGAACGCAAGAGACGCGAGGAGGATCCCGACGCCGCACCCTTGAGCGTCCGCGATGCCACACTGATGACCTGGGGCGGGATGCGCGGCCTGGCCACCGTGGCACTCGCCCTGTCGATCCCGGCTACGACGGCCTCCGGAGCCCCTTTCCCGGGCCGGTCCTATGTCGTCGTCGCGGCGGCGGTGGTCCTGCTGGTCACTCTGGTGCTGGCGGGCCTGAGCTTTCCGACAGTCGTCGCTGTCCTCGGCATCGACGACGAAGCGGAGAAGGAACATCAGGCGACCAGGGACATCGCACTGCGCGCCTACAAGGCCGCGATGCGCGAGATCAAGAACGATGACAGCCTGCCCGACGACATCATCGAACCACTGCGCGCGAGGTTCAAAGTCCTGCACGATCAGCTCAGCGGAACCACCGATGACCAGGCGAGTTCGGAGCAGGCGATGGCGTTCAAGGAACACCGGGAGCAGATGCTGGCCGTGCAGAAGAAGGCCATGCAGTCCGCCCGCGCCGAGGTGCTCAAGGCCCGTCGTGAGCGCGGCACCGATCCGGAGGTTGCGGACAAGGTGCTCCACCGCTTCGACCTGCAGTCCGTCATCACCCGGTAG